The proteins below come from a single Pseudomonas chlororaphis genomic window:
- a CDS encoding glutamate:protein symporter, with translation MKKAKLSLAWQILIGLVLGIALGALLNHFSAEKAWWISNVLQPAGDIFIRLIKMIVIPIVISSLIVGIAGVGDAKKLGRIGLKTIIYFEIVTTIAIVVGLLLANFFQPGNGIDMSTLGTVDISKYQATAAEVQHEHAFIETILNLIPSNIFAAMARGEMLPIIFFSVLFGLGLSSLQSDLREPLVKMFQGVSESMFKVTHMIMNYAPIGVFALIAVTVANFGFASLLPLAKLVILVYVAIAFFAFVVLGLIARLFGFSVLKLMRIFKDELVLAYSTASSETVLPRVIEKMEAYGAPKAICSFVVPTGYSFNLDGSTLYQSIAAIFIAQLYGIDLSISQQLLLVLTLMVTSKGIAGVPGVSFVVLLATLGSVGIPLEGLAFIAGVDRIMDMARTALNVIGNALAVLVIARWEGMYDDAKGQRYWNSLPHWRSKEPLPAGETSSR, from the coding sequence ATGAAGAAGGCAAAGCTAAGCCTCGCCTGGCAGATCCTCATCGGTCTGGTCCTCGGGATTGCACTGGGCGCTCTGCTCAACCATTTCAGTGCCGAGAAGGCCTGGTGGATCAGCAATGTGCTGCAACCGGCAGGCGATATCTTTATCCGTCTGATCAAGATGATCGTGATCCCGATCGTGATTTCCTCGCTGATCGTCGGCATTGCCGGGGTCGGTGACGCGAAGAAACTCGGGCGCATCGGCCTCAAGACCATCATCTACTTCGAAATCGTCACCACCATCGCCATCGTCGTCGGCCTGCTGCTGGCCAACTTCTTCCAGCCAGGCAATGGCATCGACATGAGCACCCTCGGGACGGTGGATATTTCCAAGTACCAGGCCACGGCGGCGGAAGTCCAGCATGAACACGCGTTCATCGAGACCATCCTCAACCTGATCCCATCGAACATCTTTGCCGCCATGGCGCGTGGCGAGATGCTGCCGATCATTTTCTTCTCCGTGCTGTTTGGCCTGGGCCTGTCCAGCCTGCAATCGGACCTGCGCGAGCCGCTGGTGAAGATGTTCCAAGGCGTATCGGAAAGCATGTTCAAGGTCACCCACATGATCATGAACTACGCCCCGATCGGCGTTTTCGCACTGATCGCGGTGACCGTCGCCAACTTCGGCTTCGCTTCCCTGCTGCCGCTGGCGAAACTGGTGATCCTGGTTTACGTCGCCATCGCGTTCTTCGCCTTCGTGGTGCTGGGCCTGATCGCCCGCCTGTTCGGCTTCTCGGTGCTCAAGCTGATGCGCATCTTCAAGGACGAACTGGTGCTGGCCTACTCCACCGCCAGTTCCGAAACCGTGCTGCCACGCGTGATCGAAAAAATGGAAGCCTACGGCGCGCCGAAGGCAATCTGCAGCTTCGTGGTGCCAACCGGCTATTCGTTCAACCTTGACGGTTCGACGCTGTACCAGAGCATCGCGGCGATCTTCATCGCGCAGCTGTACGGCATCGACTTGTCCATCAGCCAGCAATTGTTGCTGGTGCTGACCTTGATGGTGACCTCCAAAGGCATCGCCGGCGTGCCGGGCGTGTCCTTCGTGGTGCTGCTGGCGACCCTGGGCAGCGTGGGCATTCCGCTCGAAGGCCTGGCCTTCATCGCCGGTGTCGACCGCATCATGGACATGGCCCGCACCGCGCTGAACGTCATCGGCAACGCCTTGGCCGTGTTGGTGATCGCCCGTTGGGAAGGCATGTACGACGACGCCAAGGGCCAGCGCTACTGGAACTCCCTGCCGCACTGGCGCAGTAAAGAGCCGCTGCCGGCGGGTGAAACCTCCAGCCGCTGA
- a CDS encoding membrane protein: MLSWAITFLIIAIIAAVLGFGGIAGTATGIAKILFVVFLVMFIASFFFGRRGRG; the protein is encoded by the coding sequence ATGTTGAGCTGGGCAATTACCTTCCTGATCATTGCCATCATCGCCGCCGTACTGGGCTTCGGTGGTATCGCAGGCACCGCCACGGGCATCGCCAAGATTCTCTTTGTCGTATTCCTGGTGATGTTCATCGCTTCCTTCTTCTTTGGCCGTCGCGGCCGAGGCTGA